From Candidatus Methylopumilus planktonicus, a single genomic window includes:
- the rplU gene encoding 50S ribosomal protein L21, with the protein MYAVIKTGGKQYRVNQGDKLKIEKIAGDVGANVVLDQILTVVDGDNVTIGSPIVRGASVTATVVSHGRHDKVTIFKMRRRKHYRKSQGHRQSFTEIQIDKISAK; encoded by the coding sequence ATGTACGCAGTTATTAAAACAGGTGGTAAGCAATATCGCGTTAATCAAGGCGATAAGCTGAAGATTGAAAAAATAGCAGGTGATGTAGGGGCGAATGTCGTTCTAGATCAAATTTTAACAGTCGTTGATGGTGATAATGTGACTATAGGATCGCCTATTGTAAGAGGCGCTAGCGTTACAGCCACCGTAGTGAGCCACGGACGTCATGATAAAGTGACAATTTTTAAAATGCGCCGTAGAAAACACTACCGCAAATCTCAAGGACATAGACAAAGCTTTACTGAGATTCAAATCGATAAAATATCAGCTAAATAA
- the rpmA gene encoding 50S ribosomal protein L27 produces the protein MAHKKAGGSSRNGRDSQAKRLGVKAFGETVVSAGSIIVRQRGTKMHPGVNVGMGKDHTLFAKADGKVTFTIKGALKRKTVNIVPV, from the coding sequence ATGGCACATAAAAAAGCAGGCGGAAGTTCAAGAAACGGTCGTGACTCCCAGGCTAAACGTTTAGGCGTAAAGGCTTTCGGTGAGACAGTTGTTTCAGCTGGTAGCATTATTGTTCGCCAACGTGGCACCAAAATGCACCCTGGCGTGAATGTAGGCATGGGCAAAGATCACACTCTTTTTGCAAAGGCTGACGGTAAGGTAACCTTTACCATCAAAGGCGCATTAAAACGTAAAACCGTTAATATTGTTCCAGTCTAA